A genome region from Carya illinoinensis cultivar Pawnee chromosome 2, C.illinoinensisPawnee_v1, whole genome shotgun sequence includes the following:
- the LOC122295433 gene encoding ethylene-responsive transcription factor WIN1-like → MVQTRKFRGVRQRHWGSWVSEIRHPLLKRRVWLGTFETAEEAARAYDEAAILMSGPNAKTNFPIVANQPNINHNSTSSSTAVSAILSAKLRKCCKSPSPSLTCLRLDTENSHIGVWQKRAGSCSDANWVMMFELGDKHGQVTEKNIPAARTSEVDREEEPDQGGDGMDEEKRVALQMIEELLNRN, encoded by the exons ATGGTACAGACAAGGAAGTTCAGAGGTGTCAGGCAGCGCCACTGGGGCTCTTGGGTCTCTGAGATCCGACATCCATTGCT GAAAAGAAGGGTGTGGCTTGGGACATTTGAGACTGCAGAAGAGGCAGCACGAGCCTACGACGAGGCAGCCATTTTGATGAGTGGCCCTAATGCCAAAACAAATTTCCCAATCGTCGCAAATCAGCCAAACATTAATCACAACTCTACATCCTCTTCAACTGCAGTTTCTGCAATCCTAAGTGCAAAGCTACGCAAGTGCTGCAAATCCCCGTCTCCTTCACTCACTTGCCTAAGGCTTGACACAGAGAATTCCCACATTGGAGTCTGGCAAAAACGTGCAGGGTCTTGTTCTGATGCGAATTGGGTGATGATGTTTGAGCTTGGAGATAAACATGGACAGGTGACCGAGAAAAACATACCCGCAGCAAGGACATCTGAAGTGGATCGTGAGGAGGAGCCGGATCAAGGTGGAGATGGGATGGATGAGGAGAAGAGAGTTGCATTGCAGATGATCGAGGAGCTCCTGAACAGAAATTGA